A genomic stretch from Canis lupus baileyi chromosome 3, mCanLup2.hap1, whole genome shotgun sequence includes:
- the C3H11orf71 gene encoding uncharacterized protein C11orf71 homolog, with protein sequence MAVNFVSLWAGDQRSRVASRAPPGDLSPSAAALALVSGDGLLVAAPEARLPGRVPRQAGRPSVRPESPTRPIKGRDPDGRARSRQTRGAPYAIPAVKPAPLRTLLRRRPLAARLPA encoded by the coding sequence ATGGCCGTGAACTTCGTGTCCCTGTGGGCCGGCGACCAAAGGAGCAGGGTGGCCTCCCGCGCGCCCCCGGGCGACCTCAGCCCGTCCGCCGCGGCGCTGGCGCTGGTCTCCGGAGACGGCCTCCTGGTCGCCGCGCCCGAGGCGAGGCTCCCGGGGCGCGTTCCTCGGCAGGCGGGGCGGCCGAGCGTGCGCCCCGAGAGCCCGACGCGCCCTATAAAGGGTCGGGACCCTGACGGGCGGGCCCGGAGCCGCCAGACCCGAGGCGCGCCGTACGCGATCCCGGCCGTGAAGCCGGCCCCGCTGCGGACCTTGCTGCGGCGCCGCCCGCTCGCGGCCCGCCTCCCGGCCTGA
- the RBM7 gene encoding RNA-binding protein 7 isoform X1: MGAAAAEADRTLFVGNLETKVTEELLFELFHQAGPVVKVKIPKDKDGKPKQFAFVNFKHEVSVPYAMNLLNGIKLFGRPIKIQFRSGSSHASQDVNLLYPQHHLGNSSPTSTSPSRYERTVDNMTPSAQIIQRSFSSPENFQRQAVMNSVLRQMSYGGKFGSPHLDPSGFSPSHSHSFNQSSSSQWRQDTPSQRKGRQNSHPYIPDRHYSREQRYSDHGSDHHYRGSRDDYFYEDRNPEGWSHDYDNRRDSNRDGKWRSSRH, translated from the exons atgggggcggcggcggcggaggcggacCGCACGCTCTTTGTGGGCAACCTGGAGACGAAGGTGACCGAGGAGCTCCTCTTCGAGCTTTTCCACCAG gCTGGGCCTGTAGTAAAAGTGAAAATCCCAAAAGATAAGGATGGTAAACCAAAGCAGTTTGCATTTGTGAATTTCAAGCACGAAGTGTCTGTTCCTTATGCGATGAACCTACTTAATGGAATCAAACTTTTTGGGAGGCCCATCAAAATTCAGTTTAGATCAG GAAGTAGCCATGCCTCACAGGATGTCAATTTGTTGTATCCCCAGCATCATCTTGGAAACTCAAGCCCTACCTCTACATCTCCCAGCAG gTATGAAAGGACTGTGGATAATATGACTCCATCAGCACAGATAATTCAGAGATCTTTCTCTTCTCCAGAAAATTTTCAGAGACAAGCAGTG ATGAACAGTGTTTTGAGACAGATGTCCTATGGTGGGAAATTTGGTTCTCCACACCTGGATCCATCAGGATTTTCCCCATCACATAGTCACAGTTTCAACCAGTCTTCAAGCTCCCAGTGGCGCCAAGATACACCATCACAGCGTAAAGGCAGACAGAATTCTCATCCCTATATACCAGATAGACACTATAGCCGAGAACAGCGTTACAGTGATCATGGGTCTGACCATCATTACAGAGGAAGCAGAGATGACTACTTCTATGAAGATAGAAATCCCGAAGGCTGGAGCCATGACTATGATAACAGAAGAGACAGTAACCGAGATGGAAAATGGCGTTCATCTCGACACTAA
- the RBM7 gene encoding RNA-binding protein 7 isoform X2, producing MNLLNGIKLFGRPIKIQFRSGSSHASQDVNLLYPQHHLGNSSPTSTSPSRYERTVDNMTPSAQIIQRSFSSPENFQRQAVMNSVLRQMSYGGKFGSPHLDPSGFSPSHSHSFNQSSSSQWRQDTPSQRKGRQNSHPYIPDRHYSREQRYSDHGSDHHYRGSRDDYFYEDRNPEGWSHDYDNRRDSNRDGKWRSSRH from the exons ATGAACCTACTTAATGGAATCAAACTTTTTGGGAGGCCCATCAAAATTCAGTTTAGATCAG GAAGTAGCCATGCCTCACAGGATGTCAATTTGTTGTATCCCCAGCATCATCTTGGAAACTCAAGCCCTACCTCTACATCTCCCAGCAG gTATGAAAGGACTGTGGATAATATGACTCCATCAGCACAGATAATTCAGAGATCTTTCTCTTCTCCAGAAAATTTTCAGAGACAAGCAGTG ATGAACAGTGTTTTGAGACAGATGTCCTATGGTGGGAAATTTGGTTCTCCACACCTGGATCCATCAGGATTTTCCCCATCACATAGTCACAGTTTCAACCAGTCTTCAAGCTCCCAGTGGCGCCAAGATACACCATCACAGCGTAAAGGCAGACAGAATTCTCATCCCTATATACCAGATAGACACTATAGCCGAGAACAGCGTTACAGTGATCATGGGTCTGACCATCATTACAGAGGAAGCAGAGATGACTACTTCTATGAAGATAGAAATCCCGAAGGCTGGAGCCATGACTATGATAACAGAAGAGACAGTAACCGAGATGGAAAATGGCGTTCATCTCGACACTAA
- the RBM7 gene encoding RNA-binding protein 7 isoform X3, whose product MESNFLGGPSKFSLDQHHLGNSSPTSTSPSRYERTVDNMTPSAQIIQRSFSSPENFQRQAVMNSVLRQMSYGGKFGSPHLDPSGFSPSHSHSFNQSSSSQWRQDTPSQRKGRQNSHPYIPDRHYSREQRYSDHGSDHHYRGSRDDYFYEDRNPEGWSHDYDNRRDSNRDGKWRSSRH is encoded by the exons ATGGAATCAAACTTTTTGGGAGGCCCATCAAAATTCAGTTTAGATCAG CATCATCTTGGAAACTCAAGCCCTACCTCTACATCTCCCAGCAG gTATGAAAGGACTGTGGATAATATGACTCCATCAGCACAGATAATTCAGAGATCTTTCTCTTCTCCAGAAAATTTTCAGAGACAAGCAGTG ATGAACAGTGTTTTGAGACAGATGTCCTATGGTGGGAAATTTGGTTCTCCACACCTGGATCCATCAGGATTTTCCCCATCACATAGTCACAGTTTCAACCAGTCTTCAAGCTCCCAGTGGCGCCAAGATACACCATCACAGCGTAAAGGCAGACAGAATTCTCATCCCTATATACCAGATAGACACTATAGCCGAGAACAGCGTTACAGTGATCATGGGTCTGACCATCATTACAGAGGAAGCAGAGATGACTACTTCTATGAAGATAGAAATCCCGAAGGCTGGAGCCATGACTATGATAACAGAAGAGACAGTAACCGAGATGGAAAATGGCGTTCATCTCGACACTAA